The sequence TGGTCATGACCACGGAGCTGACGACGCCGAACGCGGCGATGACGCCGAAGATGCCGAGGAGGACGATGGACGAGAACACGGTGTTTCCTTTCAGAGCGCGAAGGGGAGCTGATCGAGCGACGATGGCCCCATTGCCCGTGTTCGACACTTCTATTGAACCGCGAAAGACCGTGCAGCACAATCGAACAGTTCTACAGCGACGATGTAGCCTGGCTACATGGATGTGCGACGCCTCGACCTGCTGCGGGAGCTGTCCGAACGGGGCAGTGTGACGGCCGTCGCCGACGCGACCGGGCGCACACCGTCGGCCGTCTCCCAGCAGCTCAAGATCCTCGAACGCGAGGCCGGCATGCCGCTCACCCAACGCAGCGGCCGGGGCATCGCCTTGACCGGTGCCGGCCAAGCGCTCGCGCGGAGCGCGGCCGATGTCGCGGTCGCGCTCGAGCGCGCCTCGGCCCTCTGGGACGAGTTCCGGAACCACCCGAGCGGTGAGGTCACGCTGCTCACCTTTCCGACCATGGGCGCCGCGGTGCTCCCCGGCGTCCTGCTGGAGATCGCGAGCATCCCGGGCCTCGTCGTGCGCGCGACCGACTCCGACGCCGAGCTCAGCGAGTTCGCCGATCTCACGAACGATCACGACATCGTGCTGGCGTACACCATGCCCGGCGAGCTGCCATGGGGCGGCCGAGGACTGACCGTGATCCCGCTGTTCACCGAGCCGCTCGACATCGGACTCCCGACCGACCATCGCCTGGCCGAGCGCACCTACGTGACCGCCGACGACGTCGCCGATGAGCAATGGCTCGGCGTGCCGGCGGGCTATCCGTTCGAGCGGCTCGAGCACGCCGTCGAACAGCAGGCGGGGCGTCGCGTGCACATCGCGCAGCGATTCAGCGACATGCGCATCGTCGAGGCATTCATCCAGGCCGGGCTCGGCATCGGCTTCGTCCCGCGGTACACGTCGGGCTCGGTGCCCGAGGGCATCGTGCTGAAACCGGTGCGCGGGCTCAGCGCGGTCCGGCAGATCGTGGCACTCGTGCGGCCCGACGTCGCCGAGCGGCTCGCCGTTCGCACCGTGCTCGACGTGCTGGTCGCGCACGCCGCCCGCCTCACCGAGCAGTTCGGCGCTCGCACCTGACCGCAAGCCCGTCCTGTCGTCGGCCGGACCGGCCAGACTGAGAACACGTTGGAAGTCGGATAGTGGGTTGGAAGTCGCCCCGGAGTGCCTTCCAACCCACTTTCCGACTTCCCACACACAATCTCGCGTTTCCCACACACAATCTCGCGCACGAGGGAGCAACATGCAGGATCCGGCAGAGGAGTACGCCGAGGATGCGGCGGAGATCGCCGAGCGCGTCACGCAGCTCGGGTTGACGGTCGCCACGGCCGAGTCGCTGACGGCGGGGGCTATCTCGGTCGCGCTCGGGGCCGCGCCCGAGGCATCCGACTGGTATCGAGGCGGCGTCGCCGCCTACTCAGAGGAGGTCAAGCGCGAGGTGCTCGGCGTGACCGCCGAGCAGGTCACGTCGGCCGAGTGCGCGCGCGAGCTCGCGCTGGGCGTCGCGAGGCTTCTGGGGGCGGATGCCTCGGTCGCGGTCACGGGCGTCGGAGGCCCCGGCCCGACCGAGGGCGAGCCCGAGGGCACCGTGTTCGCCGCCGCGCAGGTGCACGGCGAGGTCTTCGAGGCGCACCACGTGTTCGTGGGCGACCCCGCCGAGGTCGTGCACGAGACCGTCGGAGCCGCCCTCGCGCTGCTCCGGCACGCGCTCGAGGCGACCGCGTCGGTCGACTAGCGAGCTGCGTTCGTCAGGGGATGATCGCGGCGCGGGTGACCTCGCGTCGGGCGGAGGCGTTCAGCGCATCCTCGATCCCCTCGATCGGGAACGTGGCGTCGACGAGCGCGTCGTACGGCAGTAGGTCGATC is a genomic window of Agromyces protaetiae containing:
- a CDS encoding LysR family transcriptional regulator — encoded protein: MDVRRLDLLRELSERGSVTAVADATGRTPSAVSQQLKILEREAGMPLTQRSGRGIALTGAGQALARSAADVAVALERASALWDEFRNHPSGEVTLLTFPTMGAAVLPGVLLEIASIPGLVVRATDSDAELSEFADLTNDHDIVLAYTMPGELPWGGRGLTVIPLFTEPLDIGLPTDHRLAERTYVTADDVADEQWLGVPAGYPFERLEHAVEQQAGRRVHIAQRFSDMRIVEAFIQAGLGIGFVPRYTSGSVPEGIVLKPVRGLSAVRQIVALVRPDVAERLAVRTVLDVLVAHAARLTEQFGART
- a CDS encoding CinA family protein; translated protein: MQDPAEEYAEDAAEIAERVTQLGLTVATAESLTAGAISVALGAAPEASDWYRGGVAAYSEEVKREVLGVTAEQVTSAECARELALGVARLLGADASVAVTGVGGPGPTEGEPEGTVFAAAQVHGEVFEAHHVFVGDPAEVVHETVGAALALLRHALEATASVD